The Coriobacteriia bacterium nucleotide sequence GTTCGGCGCGGCGTACACGTACGAGAGACACGAGCCGACGAGCGGGATCAGCCCGACGTCCGCCGCCGCCGTGTAGCGCATCAGCCGCTCGTACGGCACGGCGTCGAAGACCTCGACGCTGGCCTGCAGCCTCTCGCGCTCGACCTTCGCGCGAAGCTCGCCTTCGAGCGATCCGTAGCCGACGAGCGCCAGACGGCAATCGCGCAGCTCCCGCATCGCGTCGATGAGCTCGGGCAGGCCGCGGTTGGGTATCAGAACGCCCTGGTAGATGAGGAGGAACCGCTTGCCGCCGAGCGCGCGGCGGCGGAACTCCTCGTCGGGATCGGGCTCCTCGATGGTCTCGGGCACGTTGCGCACGACGATGGGCCGACTCACGCCGTGCTCGGCCGCCATGAAGTCGGCGCGGCCGGCGTCGCTGGTGATCACAGTCGCGGCGCGGCGCAGGTAGAAGCCCTCGTAGCGCTTCATCGCCCATCGCCATGCCGGGTTCGCGGCGACCGTCCAGTTGCGCCCGAGCGCGAGCTCGTCGGCGTCGTAGACGAGCAGCGCGCCTCTCAGGCGCGCTGCGAGATGGCAGGCGAGCAGCGGGTAGGCGTCCCGAGCGTCGTAGACGTCGGCGTCCTCGCGCCACGCGGTGGCGAACGTCCGCCAGATGCCCTCGGCGAAGCGCAGGAACTTGAGCCCGAAGCCTCGCGGCAGGCGGCGCGAGCGCAGAGTCACGCGCTTGACGACGTAGCCGTCGCGCTCCTCGATGGCTGGCGTGTCGTCGTCCTTCAGCGCGACGAGGACGACCTCCCACCCGTCCTCGGCCAGCGCGCGAGCCGCGCGATCGACCCTCGTGAGGTACTTCGACGCGTTGTACTGCACGATGCAGACCTTGCCCGCGCGCGCGCTCACGAGCGGTCCACCAGCCCGTCGAGGACGGAGGCGAGACGCGCGGCCTGCGCGCGCCGGTCGAAGACGGCAACGACGGACGTGTCGAGGTCCCGGCCGAGCGAGCCGTCGCGCTTCGCGCGCTCGAGGCGCGCCAGCACCTCGGCGACGGCGGCCGGGTCGTCCGGCGCGACGACCTCGCCCGCGCGCGCCTGCCGCACGAGTGAAGCGGCGGCCCCGTCGGGCGGACCGGCGACGAGCGCGGGAAGTCCCATCCCGAGATACTCGTAGAGCTTGCCTGTGACGGACGCCTTCGCGCCCGGACGACCGGCGATCAGCACGAGCCCGACGTCGGCCGCCCCCGCGGCGGCGAGCGCCTCCGCATGCGGGAGGTAGCCGTGCAGGGTCACCCGGTCGGCGAGGCCGAGCGCGGCGACATCCCCGGAAAGCGATCCCGGCGCGGAGCCGACCAGGTCGAGCGTCACGTCCACACCCCGCGAGACGGCCTCGGCCATCCCCTTCAGGAAGACGCCCGGGTCCGAATGGCCGCGGTAGACCGTCCCCATGAAGACGACGCGCAGCGGCCCTTCCGCGTGCGGCCGCCATCGGGGCAGGTCGGCGGGATCGAAGCCGTTCGGAAGGACCAGCGCCTCGTGCGCGCCCATCTCCCGCGCCTCGGCGGCGATGGGCTCCGACACGGCGAGCACGACATCGGCGCTCGCCAGAACGGCACGCTCGAGCGCGAGCGAGCGCGCCTCGTGCGCCGGCGTAGGCCACCACTTCACCGGGTTGTCTCTCCATGCGTCGCGCATGTCCGCGACGAAGGGCACGCCGAGCTCGCGGGCGACGCGCGCTCCCGCGACGAGCGCGGAATGCGGCGGACCGGAGGCGAGCACAGCACTCACATCACGTTCGCGGCCGAGATCCACGCCCGCTCGGACCGCGGGGCCGATCCAGAACGCGGCGTCGTCGGGGACCGCTACGAAGCGCGCGAGACGGCCCGACAGCGCCGGTACGCCCGACGGCCCCGAGGCGGGCCGTCCCTCGCCGCCGCCGGAACGGCGCGCGAGCGCCTTCAGCGGCCGGAGCGCACGCGCGAGTGCACTCGCGACATGGCGGCCCGGGACGCGCACGACCGGCGTCCCGCGGACCTCGGACTCAAGCGACTCGTCGAGCGGACGGCCGGCCACCGGGGAGGCCGCGACGACGGCCGGCCACCAACCCGCCGCGGGCAGGTAGCGGCAGAACTTGGCGACGCGCTGGACGCCCCCGCCGCCGGACGGCGGGAACTCGTAGGTGATGAGGAGGAGGTCGCCGGGCATCGGAGCCTTCCGTGTCGACCGTGCGGGGACCCTTCGAGCCGGGCCCGCCCGACCGTAGTGTATAATGAAGGCCGACCTCCCGTGTCGCGCCTCATGCCGGACCGTCACCGGACCGATACGGGGAGATGTAGCCTTTCGACACAGAACAAGAGGTCCCCGCTCCATGTCATCCCTCTCCCGCATAAGACTCCCGCGTGCCCGTCGCGCGTTCGCCGCCCTCCTTGTAGCGACCACCCTCGCGATGCTCCTCGCTCCCGTCACCGCCCTCGCGACCGAGAGCGCCACCTTCTCCATCACCGGCCGCGGATGGGGACACGGCATCGGGCTCTCGCAGTACGGTGCGAAGGGCTACGCCTCACGCGGATTCGGCTACGCGTGGATCCTCAACCACTACTACCAGGGCACCACGATCGGCACCGGCACCGCGCCGACGGTCATGGTCCATCTCGACGACATGGCTGCAGCCCGGCAGACCTGGAGGGTCGGCGCGGGTAACGACGTCACGACGGTCACCGTCTACGACTACGACGCCTCCGCCACGCGCATCGACCTTTCGGGCAGGTACAACTACTGGATCACCGCGAGCGGAACCGACGTGCGCGTGCATGCGGACCGCTACACGAACGGCGCGTGGGTGCCTGGCGCGATCCTGAAGGTCTTCCACGGCTCCGTCGTCGTGCGGGCGGGTGCCTCGCGCTCGGCTTCGCTCGTGCAGATCCTCGGGCCGAGCGGCCCGTTCCACGAGTGGAACGTCATCTGGCGCGGCACCATCCGCTTCCTGCCCACCACGGACACGTCGGGACGGCCCGCCACCAAGGCGGTCAACTACGTCGGACTCGACCAGTACCTCTACGGAGTCGTGCCTCGAGAGTCGCCGTCGAGCTGGCCCACGGAGGCCCTCAAGGCCCAAGCGGTCGCGGCACGCAGCTACGCGTACGGCTCCGCCGCCGCCGGTTCGACGCTGTACTGCACGACGCAGTCGCAGGTCTACAACGGCTTCTCGGGCGCGAGCGTCGACCGGCACGAGAAGCCACGCACGAACTCGGCTGTCGACGCCACCCGCGGGCAGCTCGTGAAGTACGGCTCGACGGTGGTGCGGACGTTCTTCTCCTCCGCGAGCGGCGGACACACCGCGAACGTCGAGGACGTGTGGGTGACCAGTGCATCGCAGCCTTACTACCGCGGCGTGGACGACTACGACATCGACAGCCCCGACCACGCGTCGTGGGGCTCTGCCATCGTCTACACCCCGGCGACTCTCGCCGGCCGGATCCGCTCCTACGACTTCGGCAACAACGGGCGCTACGACTACTCGGCGCCCTCGCCCGCGACGATCGTCTCGGTCTCGACCGAGCGGGCGGCCTCCGGGTACGTTCCGTACATGACCATCCGGTGGTCGACCGGCGTCGCCTTCCGCATCCGCGGCACGACGTTCCAGAGCGCGCTGCGCCTCAAGTCCTCGAAGTTCTGGGTGCGCGCGACGACCCCGGCGCCCACCTACGTGCGCTACGAGCAGTCCAACGCCCGGATCGCCTACGGCGGCGCGTGGCGTACCGCGAGCGCGACGTCGCTCTCCGGCGGTACCTGCACGTGGTCGGCCGTGGCCGGCTCGCGCGCGGTGATCACGTTCCACGGCACGGGCTTCCGCTGGGTGGGCAACCGCTCGCCGCGCTACGGCCGGGCTCGCATCTTCCTCGACGGTGCGCCGGCCGCCCTCGTCGACCTCTACTCGACGCGACCGCAGTTCCGTCAGGCGCTGTGGTCCAGGAGCGGGCTGTCCGACGCCACACACACCGTCGAGATCGTCGTGACCGGCACGAAGTCCGCCGCGAGCGCGGGATACGCCGTCGCGCTCGACGCCGTCGACATCACCGGCGGCTCGCTCCTGCAGGCGTCCGCGCCGCCCACTCTGCGCCGCTTCGAGGAGTCCGACTCCCGCGCGCGCTACACCGGGGCGTGGACCACCGCGACGAACCCTGCGATGTCGGGAGGCGGCTACACCTACACGCAGGCGCCCACGGCGTCCGTGACGTTCGCCTTTACGGGCACACGCGCGCGCATCGTGGCGCCGCGCAACCGCAACTACGGCGTCGCGCTCGTCTCCCTCGACGGCGGAGCAGCCGTCCTGGTCGACCTCTACGCGGCGAGGCTCGAGCTCCTGCGGACCGTGTGGGACTCCGGCGAGCTCGGGAACCGCGCGCACACACTGCGGA carries:
- a CDS encoding glycosyltransferase family 4 protein, giving the protein MSARAGKVCIVQYNASKYLTRVDRAARALAEDGWEVVLVALKDDDTPAIEERDGYVVKRVTLRSRRLPRGFGLKFLRFAEGIWRTFATAWREDADVYDARDAYPLLACHLAARLRGALLVYDADELALGRNWTVAANPAWRWAMKRYEGFYLRRAATVITSDAGRADFMAAEHGVSRPIVVRNVPETIEEPDPDEEFRRRALGGKRFLLIYQGVLIPNRGLPELIDAMRELRDCRLALVGYGSLEGELRAKVERERLQASVEVFDAVPYERLMRYTAAADVGLIPLVGSCLSYVYAAPNKLFEYMMVGLPVVVSDLPDMAAVVREERVGTLIGDPRDPSSIAAAVRELLDGAEDIGAVGARAREAALARHRWELERDVLLRAFRSLPLRGTRPR
- a CDS encoding glycosyltransferase, whose translation is MPGDLLLITYEFPPSGGGGVQRVAKFCRYLPAAGWWPAVVAASPVAGRPLDESLESEVRGTPVVRVPGRHVASALARALRPLKALARRSGGGEGRPASGPSGVPALSGRLARFVAVPDDAAFWIGPAVRAGVDLGRERDVSAVLASGPPHSALVAGARVARELGVPFVADMRDAWRDNPVKWWPTPAHEARSLALERAVLASADVVLAVSEPIAAEAREMGAHEALVLPNGFDPADLPRWRPHAEGPLRVVFMGTVYRGHSDPGVFLKGMAEAVSRGVDVTLDLVGSAPGSLSGDVAALGLADRVTLHGYLPHAEALAAAGAADVGLVLIAGRPGAKASVTGKLYEYLGMGLPALVAGPPDGAAASLVRQARAGEVVAPDDPAAVAEVLARLERAKRDGSLGRDLDTSVVAVFDRRAQAARLASVLDGLVDRS
- a CDS encoding SpoIID/LytB domain-containing protein, with the translated sequence MSSLSRIRLPRARRAFAALLVATTLAMLLAPVTALATESATFSITGRGWGHGIGLSQYGAKGYASRGFGYAWILNHYYQGTTIGTGTAPTVMVHLDDMAAARQTWRVGAGNDVTTVTVYDYDASATRIDLSGRYNYWITASGTDVRVHADRYTNGAWVPGAILKVFHGSVVVRAGASRSASLVQILGPSGPFHEWNVIWRGTIRFLPTTDTSGRPATKAVNYVGLDQYLYGVVPRESPSSWPTEALKAQAVAARSYAYGSAAAGSTLYCTTQSQVYNGFSGASVDRHEKPRTNSAVDATRGQLVKYGSTVVRTFFSSASGGHTANVEDVWVTSASQPYYRGVDDYDIDSPDHASWGSAIVYTPATLAGRIRSYDFGNNGRYDYSAPSPATIVSVSTERAASGYVPYMTIRWSTGVAFRIRGTTFQSALRLKSSKFWVRATTPAPTYVRYEQSNARIAYGGAWRTASATSLSGGTCTWSAVAGSRAVITFHGTGFRWVGNRSPRYGRARIFLDGAPAALVDLYSTRPQFRQALWSRSGLSDATHTVEIVVTGTKSAASAGYAVALDAVDITGGSLLQASAPPTLRRFEESDSRARYTGAWTTATNPAMSGGGYTYTQAPTASVTFAFTGTRARIVAPRNRNYGVALVSLDGGAAVLVDLYAARLELLRTVWDSGELGNRAHTLRISPARTRNPASGGYIITLDAIDANGR